One bacterium genomic window carries:
- a CDS encoding peptidylprolyl isomerase, with the protein MKKGEPDAFGIGRYTGQSTVTDRQKIAAEVKDVEIPLAGTEKATIETNKGTIIAELYSKDAPKTVANFIRLSESGFYDGLIWHRFEPGFVIQGGDPKGNGTGDAGYNIVFEKNSRKHELGALGVARSEDPNSGSCQFYICLSPQPGLDGSYVVFGKVLEGMDVAQKIRVGDEITKISISK; encoded by the coding sequence ATGAAAAAAGGAGAACCGGATGCTTTCGGAATCGGTCGCTACACCGGTCAGTCAACCGTTACAGACAGGCAGAAGATAGCGGCTGAGGTCAAGGACGTTGAGATACCTCTTGCGGGCACCGAAAAAGCCACCATAGAAACCAACAAGGGAACTATCATCGCTGAGCTTTACTCGAAGGATGCGCCTAAAACGGTCGCAAATTTCATTCGTCTTTCAGAGTCCGGCTTTTATGACGGGCTTATATGGCACCGCTTCGAGCCCGGGTTCGTCATTCAGGGCGGCGACCCCAAAGGCAACGGCACAGGCGATGCGGGCTACAACATTGTCTTCGAGAAGAACAGCCGCAAGCACGAACTAGGCGCTCTGGGCGTTGCCCGCTCCGAGGACCCCAACTCCGGCTCATGTCAGTTCTATATCTGTCTTTCGCCTCAGCCCGGCCTCGACGGCTCCTACGTTGTTTTCGGCAAGGTGCTTGAAGGCATGGATGTCGCCCAGAAGATTCGCGTAGGCGACGAGATCACGAAGATTTCAATCAGCAAGTAA
- a CDS encoding peptidylprolyl isomerase has product MRILKLGFLVASAILLAPACRKVVKPATSLTPSERVQLALRVKDSPVTLTGKEEAHVETNKGAFTFKLYSDEAPNTVRNFVRLADAGFYNGLIWHRYVGSFVIQGGDPLGTGYGNSGYTIDYEESGMKHDKGAVGMARGPDKNSASCQFYICLEAAPSLNGSYCVFGIVTDGMKVVKELREQDTIRSITITR; this is encoded by the coding sequence ATGCGTATCTTAAAGCTCGGTTTTCTTGTTGCCTCGGCGATTCTTTTAGCGCCGGCATGCAGAAAGGTAGTGAAACCTGCGACCTCGCTCACGCCTTCCGAGCGCGTACAGCTTGCCTTGCGTGTAAAGGATTCGCCTGTTACGCTTACAGGCAAAGAGGAAGCGCACGTCGAAACGAACAAGGGTGCGTTCACGTTCAAGCTTTACTCCGACGAGGCGCCCAACACGGTTCGCAACTTCGTGCGTCTTGCAGACGCCGGCTTCTACAACGGACTCATCTGGCACCGCTACGTTGGCAGCTTCGTTATTCAGGGCGGCGACCCGTTGGGCACAGGATACGGCAACTCAGGATATACGATAGACTACGAAGAGTCCGGAATGAAGCATGACAAGGGCGCCGTAGGCATGGCTCGCGGCCCGGACAAGAACTCGGCCTCCTGCCAGTTCTACATCTGCCTTGAAGCGGCTCCAAGTTTAAACGGCAGCTACTGCGTGTTTGGAATCGTAACCGACGGCATGAAGGTCGTAAAAGAGCTAAGAGAGCAGGATACAATAAGGAGCATTACGATTACGAGATAA